A stretch of Candidatus Lokiarchaeota archaeon DNA encodes these proteins:
- a CDS encoding ATP-binding cassette domain-containing protein translates to MNSYIEAKDLVKVYRLGEVEVQALRGLSMSVHEGEMVAIVGASGSGKTTLLNILGGITRATAGQTVIAGHDVTNASPAQLGRLRRDVVGHIFQELNLIPTLTAYENVELPMLAAKKSSKHREERATHLLTVMGLKERMNHKPDELSGGQRQRVAIAAALANDPQVLLADEPTGDLDTETGAVVIDHLHTVNKQLGKTVLMVTHDPSQARQCDRILRIQDGQIISAQRPTADDETKAVSRVDVVQERISEIKEEMFSLDKQVRDGQIPPAEFARKRVDLEERLEVFEKELHRLGF, encoded by the coding sequence ATGAATTCGTATATTGAAGCGAAAGATTTGGTTAAGGTGTACCGCCTCGGTGAAGTGGAGGTACAAGCGTTACGAGGTCTTTCAATGAGTGTGCATGAGGGAGAGATGGTTGCTATTGTAGGCGCCAGTGGTTCGGGGAAAACTACATTGCTCAACATTCTGGGAGGAATAACAAGAGCTACTGCTGGCCAGACTGTAATAGCTGGACATGATGTCACAAATGCAAGTCCTGCGCAGCTGGGACGCCTGAGAAGGGACGTTGTTGGCCATATTTTCCAGGAACTCAATCTCATCCCTACTCTTACCGCCTATGAAAATGTGGAGCTTCCTATGCTTGCGGCAAAGAAATCTTCGAAACATCGGGAGGAGCGAGCAACCCATCTCCTCACAGTTATGGGATTGAAGGAGCGAATGAATCACAAACCCGATGAGCTTTCAGGTGGACAAAGACAACGAGTGGCTATCGCTGCAGCTTTAGCTAATGATCCACAAGTTCTCCTTGCAGATGAGCCTACTGGCGACTTGGACACAGAAACCGGCGCAGTTGTTATTGATCATCTTCACACGGTAAACAAGCAGCTTGGCAAAACCGTGCTCATGGTTACGCACGACCCCAGTCAGGCACGGCAGTGTGATAGGATTCTCAGGATTCAGGATGGCCAAATCATATCCGCACAAAGACCTACTGCTGATGATGAAACTAAAGCAGTATCTCGTGTTGATGTTGTTCAGGAAAGAATAAGCGAAATCAAGGAGGAGATGTTTTCTCTCGATAAGCAGGTACGAGACGGCCAGATACCTCCCGCTGAATTCGCCAGAAAACGAGTAGACCTAGAAGAACGATTGGAAGTATTCGAGAAGGAATTACATCGGCTTGGCTTCTAA
- a CDS encoding acylphosphatase has protein sequence MKRRAHVFISGRVQGVFFRATTKRKARKRGVNGWVKNLRDGRVEAVFEGDQDKVKEMIQFCHDGPRSARVEDVEVNWEDHTGVFEDFSIRY, from the coding sequence ATGAAGAGGAGAGCTCACGTTTTCATCAGCGGCAGAGTGCAAGGTGTATTTTTCAGGGCGACAACGAAAAGAAAAGCCCGAAAAAGAGGAGTAAATGGTTGGGTCAAAAACCTACGAGATGGTCGAGTGGAGGCAGTTTTTGAAGGAGATCAAGACAAAGTGAAAGAGATGATTCAGTTTTGCCACGATGGACCTAGATCTGCAAGGGTAGAGGACGTTGAGGTAAATTGGGAAGATCACACCGGTGTCTTTGAGGACTTCTCCATCAGATACTAG
- a CDS encoding CPBP family intramembrane metalloprotease translates to MSSLANYVMMIGNAVGLIGFTALAHDKLGDYPEVVPGSDNAQREVLEALFIWMVAFASVFVFIYSQFVLDAYYPYVPLGPLNVPLHSILMLVFPIAFVTLVNKWQFSDLGFRKSFYLKPAVFVIVIGLLWGIVPALFESPDPIPIPLLLYYIYTPAFLEELVHRGVIQSKLERALGQQKAWFIAGILFGLMHIPTDFFGPIAASHGDIMMSFLALAGQIAAGWFWGVLYIKTRNLVPCIASHYLIDFASGIIAWFM, encoded by the coding sequence ATGTCAAGCCTTGCCAACTATGTGATGATGATTGGGAATGCAGTCGGGCTTATTGGATTCACCGCCTTGGCTCATGACAAACTTGGGGACTATCCTGAAGTGGTGCCAGGAAGCGACAATGCACAGAGAGAAGTTCTAGAGGCTCTTTTTATTTGGATGGTGGCATTCGCATCGGTTTTCGTATTCATATACTCACAGTTTGTACTAGACGCATATTACCCTTACGTACCGCTTGGCCCCCTCAATGTACCACTTCACAGTATCCTCATGCTCGTATTTCCAATCGCTTTTGTTACACTTGTAAACAAGTGGCAATTCTCTGACCTAGGATTTCGAAAGAGTTTCTATCTGAAGCCAGCAGTGTTTGTGATCGTCATTGGTTTGCTTTGGGGTATCGTACCTGCGCTCTTTGAATCACCCGATCCTATTCCAATACCTTTGCTCCTGTACTACATCTATACTCCGGCGTTCCTTGAAGAACTAGTACATCGCGGAGTAATCCAATCGAAGCTTGAGCGAGCGCTGGGACAGCAGAAGGCGTGGTTCATTGCAGGTATTCTGTTTGGCCTAATGCATATTCCAACGGATTTCTTTGGTCCAATAGCCGCTTCTCATGGAGACATCATGATGTCATTTCTGGCTCTTGCGGGGCAAATTGCAGCAGGTTGGTTCTGGGGCGTACTCTACATCAAAACAAGGAACTTGGTACCATGTATTGCTTCGCATTACTTGATTGATTTCGCTAGCGGCATTATTGCTTGGTTCATGTAA
- a CDS encoding anaerobic sulfatase maturase, translating into MRPFQLLVKPVSGMCNLTCDYCFYLDVPERCYSNKERTVMSTDTLRELVKSYLQLGFSPSVFSWQGGEPTLSGLEFFKQAVRFESKFGHKGQRIGNALQTNGTRIDRDWAEFLAEYKFLVGLSIDGPKEIHDSARGEGTWQQAMDSADLLKKHGVQFNILTVIHQGNMQNARTIYRFHRQQGFQHLQFIPAADIDQNTGKLKDHSVEPRAYGEFLCTLFDQWKKEDNPRQVHIRLFDAIFENLAGRQQTSLCSISKDCGRYLVIEHNGDIYPCDFFVFPDEHLGNFRDVSWKDVLSRRSEFEQRKAQTKEECVDCPWWGLCHGGCPKDRLEGARTFLCEGYRKLFAHIQPWLDSKTNLV; encoded by the coding sequence GTGCGACCATTTCAGTTGCTGGTTAAGCCGGTATCCGGTATGTGCAATCTCACATGTGACTATTGTTTCTATCTTGATGTTCCAGAGCGTTGTTATTCCAACAAAGAACGGACTGTTATGTCAACCGATACTCTTCGTGAGTTAGTTAAGAGCTACTTGCAATTGGGATTCAGTCCAAGCGTGTTTTCTTGGCAGGGTGGCGAACCAACACTTTCTGGACTTGAATTCTTCAAACAAGCTGTGAGATTTGAGTCTAAATTCGGTCATAAGGGCCAGAGAATTGGCAATGCGTTACAGACAAACGGCACGAGGATTGACCGTGACTGGGCAGAGTTCTTGGCAGAATACAAATTCCTTGTAGGCTTAAGCATAGATGGGCCAAAAGAAATCCATGATTCAGCTAGGGGTGAGGGTACGTGGCAACAAGCAATGGATAGTGCTGATTTGCTCAAGAAACATGGTGTGCAATTCAATATTCTCACAGTCATTCATCAGGGCAACATGCAAAATGCCCGCACAATTTATCGATTTCATAGACAACAAGGGTTCCAGCATTTACAGTTCATTCCTGCCGCAGATATTGACCAAAATACCGGGAAGCTGAAGGATCATTCGGTTGAGCCAAGAGCATATGGGGAATTCCTATGTACTTTGTTTGATCAGTGGAAGAAAGAAGATAACCCAAGGCAAGTTCATATCCGTCTGTTTGATGCCATATTTGAGAACCTTGCCGGCAGACAACAGACATCACTATGTTCAATATCTAAGGACTGTGGGAGATATCTCGTCATTGAGCATAACGGAGACATATATCCCTGCGATTTTTTCGTGTTCCCTGATGAACACCTCGGCAATTTCAGAGATGTATCGTGGAAGGATGTTCTATCTCGCAGAAGCGAATTTGAACAGCGGAAGGCTCAAACAAAGGAAGAATGTGTTGATTGTCCTTGGTGGGGATTGTGTCACGGAGGTTGTCCTAAGGACCGCTTAGAAGGAGCCCGGACGTTCCTATGCGAAGGGTATAGAAAGCTTTTTGCCCATATTCAGCCCTGGTTAGATTCTAAGACAAATTTGGTATAA
- a CDS encoding sulfatase-like hydrolase/transferase, translated as MEDRQEKPNVVIFTSHDSGTQFGCYGAPVETPEIDETAEEGVVFTNNFCTAPQCTPSRGSIMTGKYPHSNGLMGLVNYGWKLPSENKTLPEVFREAGYSTHLIGLQHETNDPHELGYEEVSDRTDFPYLTQSVVPKAQDFFERVSDNQDPFLVSIGVFETHRPFPHFEDGDDLADLPPFLFAHPGMKRDFTRFKKSLKALDHAVGRVRKSIEENGLRNDTLFIFTIDHGIAFPRAKCTLYDPGIRTALIMVWPEKFIAGRRIEQLVSNVDILPTLCDLLGFPAPREVEGRSYAPLLLEEEFIGREFIHAELTYHDIGYNPMRGTRSTRFKYIRNMEELPFLFEMPDDIRNSDAGRAFIEAFGEEKYNQPRPQEELYDLHEDPLQRNNLADDSTYADTKARLKRETLDWMKRTSDPILEGKIEADEDKEASLFYETI; from the coding sequence ATGGAAGATAGACAAGAAAAGCCCAATGTTGTTATCTTCACAAGCCATGATTCAGGAACACAGTTTGGTTGTTATGGGGCACCAGTAGAAACGCCTGAGATTGATGAGACTGCTGAAGAAGGCGTCGTGTTCACCAATAACTTCTGTACGGCACCTCAGTGTACGCCTTCACGGGGAAGCATCATGACTGGCAAGTATCCACACAGCAATGGGCTAATGGGACTGGTAAATTATGGATGGAAGCTACCATCTGAAAACAAGACACTCCCAGAAGTTTTCAGAGAGGCCGGCTATTCAACACATCTAATCGGCCTCCAACACGAGACCAATGATCCGCATGAACTCGGCTATGAGGAGGTAAGTGATAGGACAGACTTTCCATACCTCACCCAATCAGTGGTTCCAAAAGCTCAGGATTTCTTCGAACGTGTGAGTGACAACCAAGATCCGTTTTTGGTTTCGATTGGAGTTTTTGAAACTCATAGGCCATTCCCACACTTTGAAGATGGCGACGATCTTGCTGATCTTCCACCGTTCCTTTTTGCACATCCAGGCATGAAACGCGATTTCACCCGCTTCAAAAAATCCCTGAAGGCTCTCGATCATGCAGTTGGTAGGGTAAGGAAATCCATAGAAGAGAATGGCCTGAGAAATGATACACTTTTCATCTTCACTATTGACCATGGCATAGCTTTTCCTCGAGCCAAATGTACACTGTATGATCCAGGTATACGAACAGCCCTCATAATGGTGTGGCCTGAGAAATTCATAGCAGGTCGCAGAATAGAGCAGCTGGTTTCGAATGTGGACATTCTTCCAACCCTATGCGACCTTCTAGGTTTCCCAGCTCCTAGGGAAGTTGAGGGTAGAAGCTATGCACCATTGCTCCTTGAGGAAGAGTTCATCGGGAGGGAATTCATACACGCTGAACTAACGTATCATGATATAGGCTACAATCCTATGCGAGGTACAAGGAGCACCCGTTTCAAGTACATTAGGAACATGGAAGAGCTCCCATTCCTGTTTGAAATGCCGGATGACATCCGCAATTCTGATGCAGGCAGGGCATTCATTGAAGCTTTCGGCGAAGAGAAGTACAATCAACCTCGCCCTCAAGAAGAGCTATATGACCTTCATGAAGATCCATTACAGAGGAATAATCTAGCTGATGACTCTACGTATGCGGATACAAAAGCGAGACTCAAGAGGGAGACCCTCGATTGGATGAAACGGACCAGTGATCCCATTTTGGAAGGCAAGATAGAGGCAGACGAAGATAAGGAAGCTTCGTTGTTCTATGAGACAATTTAG
- a CDS encoding FAD-binding protein, which yields MSSHILDTIVIGGGPAGCSAGLHLAYHDRSVLILDRGTSPMHFHTNSIMNFASEGTYHEGRSLLRKLQGVASSAGAKYEAANVVEVSGEYPEFTVKTKRSYRTQDENEYHSKTLIFATGTARKHPRVDGKWRKWLPVANVGNGAFYCPDCEAPLCKDKDVLVVNTGTTGSALHVAHAVSRFTNRIRILMTEDAYMPFEEQDLSKLDDSPFEWMHGKIKEIEFPLPGKVQRVKLENGESIRSEVFFVAHVAEPRSELAVDLGVEVDSNGNILTDKRGKTNIEGVWAAGDVRPITQQVSMATGTANYAALMINQFLGNEYEKEEMFDHPDCREIVHLY from the coding sequence ATGTCATCACATATTCTTGATACAATAGTAATTGGTGGTGGACCAGCAGGGTGTTCAGCAGGATTGCATTTGGCATACCATGACAGATCTGTATTGATTTTGGATAGAGGAACATCACCCATGCATTTTCATACTAACAGCATCATGAATTTTGCTTCAGAAGGAACCTACCATGAAGGTCGCTCGCTACTGAGAAAACTGCAGGGAGTTGCTAGTTCCGCTGGTGCAAAGTATGAAGCTGCTAATGTCGTCGAAGTTTCAGGAGAATATCCAGAGTTTACAGTTAAGACCAAGCGTAGCTATAGAACACAGGATGAAAACGAATATCATTCAAAAACTCTGATTTTCGCCACTGGCACAGCCCGAAAACATCCCAGAGTAGATGGCAAATGGAGGAAATGGTTACCAGTCGCCAACGTAGGGAATGGTGCTTTCTACTGCCCTGATTGTGAAGCTCCATTATGCAAGGACAAAGACGTACTAGTAGTGAATACAGGCACTACTGGAAGTGCTTTGCATGTAGCACACGCCGTGTCAAGATTCACTAACAGAATCAGGATTCTGATGACAGAAGATGCTTACATGCCATTTGAGGAACAGGATTTATCCAAGTTGGATGATAGTCCGTTTGAATGGATGCATGGGAAAATAAAGGAAATTGAATTTCCTCTGCCTGGGAAGGTACAGCGAGTAAAATTGGAAAACGGAGAGAGTATCCGCTCAGAGGTATTCTTCGTAGCTCATGTCGCAGAGCCCCGTTCAGAACTGGCAGTCGACCTCGGCGTCGAAGTTGATTCCAATGGAAACATCCTGACGGATAAGCGAGGGAAAACAAACATTGAAGGAGTCTGGGCAGCCGGTGATGTGCGTCCGATTACTCAACAAGTGTCAATGGCAACCGGAACAGCAAATTACGCAGCGCTGATGATAAATCAGTTCCTTGGGAATGAGTACGAGAAGGAAGAAATGTTCGATCATCCTGACTGTAGAGAGATTGTTCATCTCTATTGA
- a CDS encoding ferritin-like domain-containing protein, with the protein MNEKETLRFIDNQIKLEHKIIEIVEETTDKLGNAFVKQMLLGIAQDSKKHAALLTSLRKAVEGPTPFISEEERDEIADGIEKHIKLEAKAIETYEKLTNESDDQQVKSIASMIREDEIRHHNLLKELHKTMIEPETLTEDMIWDAFWKDSPWHGSPGG; encoded by the coding sequence GTGAATGAGAAAGAAACACTTCGTTTCATTGACAACCAGATCAAACTGGAACACAAGATCATTGAGATAGTTGAGGAGACAACAGACAAGCTTGGTAATGCCTTTGTGAAGCAGATGTTGTTGGGAATAGCTCAGGATTCCAAGAAGCATGCAGCGCTGCTAACTTCGTTACGGAAAGCTGTTGAAGGTCCGACGCCATTCATTAGTGAGGAGGAACGTGATGAGATTGCAGACGGCATAGAGAAACACATCAAGCTTGAAGCGAAAGCAATCGAGACATATGAGAAGTTAACGAATGAAAGCGATGACCAACAGGTGAAGTCTATAGCGTCCATGATTCGTGAAGACGAGATTCGACATCATAATCTGCTTAAAGAACTTCACAAGACTATGATAGAACCAGAAACGCTTACTGAAGATATGATATGGGATGCGTTCTGGAAGGACAGCCCCTGGCATGGCAGCCCTGGCGGGTAG
- a CDS encoding NrdH-redoxin, with product MKVEVYTAPEDPNSDQLKEFLENRGVNYEEKCVVTQPELFDELVGRTGQGSVPACIVEGDIFVGFDSRVKRRLTQALDNNR from the coding sequence ATGAAAGTCGAAGTATACACCGCGCCCGAAGATCCAAACTCTGACCAACTCAAGGAGTTCTTAGAGAATAGAGGTGTCAACTACGAAGAGAAATGCGTGGTGACACAACCGGAGCTTTTCGACGAATTGGTTGGCAGAACCGGGCAAGGCTCAGTACCTGCTTGCATCGTTGAAGGTGACATCTTCGTCGGCTTCGATTCTCGAGTGAAGCGGAGACTGACTCAGGCTCTGGATAACAACAGGTGA